The following coding sequences are from one Gossypium hirsutum isolate 1008001.06 chromosome A12, Gossypium_hirsutum_v2.1, whole genome shotgun sequence window:
- the LOC107938121 gene encoding phosphatidylinositol 3,4,5-trisphosphate 3-phosphatase and protein-tyrosine-phosphatase PTEN2A, protein MDNVPADKPSSPPAKDSEVQTPAVTDSGSTNPTLDAPSKLSSWAKNLKIPQPFTTSQENSPTGNAGKSTFSRFTSGFGLRSSPKSPASDSSDGASATTQSGFLGTITKGIVDSSKNAVKAVQVKARHVVSQNKRRYQEGGFDLDMTYITENIIAMGFPAGDLSSGFFGYVEGFYRNHMEEVIKFFETYHKDKYKVYNLCSERLYDASLLEGKVASFPFDDHNCPPIQLIISFCRSAYSWLKEDIENVVVVHCKAGMARTGLMISSLLLYLKFFPTAEESIDYYNQKRCVDGKGLVLPSQIRYVKYFERMLTYFNGENPPGRRCMLRGFRLHRCPYWIRPSVTISDHNGVLFSTKKHPRTKDLSPEDFWFSAPKKGVMVFALPGEPGLTQLAGDFKVHFHDRQGDFYCWLNTTTIENRKVLNTSELDWFDKRKLPSPGFQVEVVLVDYNGTVPTTPQTETTTNKPDESSGTGAASTDGGAAPANENKDPGHNDKDYVFSDGEAEESGSLKSRQNKATSAEGIALNSAASKPETNDKSDQVASLVHSTGQVSLGSASSQPMHGTSEPRKAAAAAAAAAPPAAGVQVSSSESEFRAMAADASVFSFGDDEDYESD, encoded by the exons ATGGATAATGTACCTGCTGACAAGCCAAGTTCGCCTCCTGCTAAAGATTCTGAGGTACAAACTCCTGCTGTCACAGATTCAGGATCTACTAATCCTACTCTTGATGCACCATCCAAGCTGTCATCATGggccaaaaatttaaaaattcctcAGCCATTTACTACCTCGCAAGAGAACTCACCAACAGGAAATGCTGGAAAATCAACTTTTTCACGATTTACTAGTGGGTTTGGACTGCGTTCATCTCCAAAATCTCCTGCTAGTGATAGTTCTGACGGTGCTTCAGCAACCACGCAGTCTGGTTTTCTTGGAACAATTACGAAAGGTATAGTGGACTCATCTAAAAATGCAGTAAAAGCTGTACAGGTTAAGGCTCGTCATGTTGTTTCACAGAACAAACGGAGATACCAG GAAGGAGGATTTGACTTAGATATGACATACATCACTGAGAACATAATTGCTATGGGGTTCCCTGCTGGTGACTTGAGCTCTGGGTTTTTTGGATATGTTGAG GGTTTCTATCGTAATCACATGGAAGAAGTGATCAAGTTTTTTGAAACATATCACAAG GACAAGTACAAAGTGTATAACCTTTGCTCTGAAAGACTATATGATGCTTCATTACTTGAAGGAAAG GTGGCTAGTTTCCCATTTGATGATCATAATTGCCCCCCAATTCAATTGATAATATCTTTCTGTCGAAGTGCTTACTCATGGTTGAAGGAGGACATTGAGAATGTTGTAGTTGTGCATTGTAAAGCTGGAATGGCAAGGACAGGGTTGATGATCTCTAGCCTTCTTCTATACTTGAAG TTCTTCCCCACTGCTGAAGAGTCCATTGACTACTACAACCAGAAAAGATGTGTTGATGGAAAGGGCCTTGTTCTGCCAAGTCAAATT AGATATGTCAAATACTTCGAACGCATGTTAACATACTTCAATGGTGAAAACCCGCCTGGGCGGAG GTGTATGCTTAGGGGGTTCCGGCTCCATCGCTGCCCTTATTGGATCAGGCCCTCCGTCACTATCTCTGATCATAATG GTGTTCTCTTCTCAACAAAGAAGCATCCGCGCACCAAGGATCTCTCG CCTGAAGATTTTTGGTTTAGCGCACCAAAGAAAGGAGTTATGGTCTTTGCTTTGCCTGGGGAGCCTGGTCTAACTCAGTTGGCTGGGGACTTCAAAGTTCATTTTCATGATCGCCAAGGAGATTTCTACTG TTGGTTAAACACAACAACGATAGAAAACAGAAAAGTTCTGAATACCAGTGAGCTTGATTGGTTTGACAAG AGGAAATTGCCGTCCCCTGGTTTCCAGGTTGAGGTTGTGCTAGTAGATTATAATGGTACTGTTCCAACCACGCCCCAGACTGAAACTACTACCAATAAGCCAGATGAAAGCTCCGGGACTGGTGCTGCATCAACTGACGGAGGTGCAGCCCcagcaaatgaaaataaagatcCAGGACATAATGACAAAGATTATGTGTTCTCAGACGGTGAGGCAGAAGAATCTGGTTCATTGAAGAGCAGGCAGAATAAGGCAACATCTGCAGAGGGAATAGCTCTTAATTCAGCAGCCTCCAAACCTGAAACAAATGACAAATCAGATCAAGTTGCAAGTTTGGTGCATTCTACCGGGCAAGTTTCTTTAGGAAGTGCAAGCTCTCAACCGATGCATGGTACTAGTGAGCCAAGAaaagctgctgctgctgctgctgctgcagcTCCTCCTGCTGCAGGTGTTCAAGTGTCTAGCTCAGAAAGTGAATTCAGGGCAATGGCGGCTGATGCATCTGTTTTCAGCTTTGGAGATGATGAGGACTATGAAAGTGACTAA
- the LOC107922611 gene encoding DNA-directed RNA polymerases II, IV and V subunit 3, with translation MEGISYQRFPKVKIRELKDDYAKFELRDTDASMANALRRVMISEVPTIAIDLVEIEVNSSVLNDEFIAHRLGLIPLTSERAMSMRFSRDCDACDGDGQCEFCSVEFHLRAKCISDQTLDVTSKDLYSSDHTVVPVDFTDNAGYDSTEPRGIIIVKLRRGQELRLRAIARKGIGKDHAKWSPAATVTFMYEPEIHINEDLMESLTLEEKLSFVESSPTKVFDIDPNTQQVVVVDPEAYTYDDEVLKKAEAMGKPGLVEIYAKEDSFIFTVESTGAIKASQLVLNAIEILKQKLDAVRLSEDTVEADDQFGELGAHMRGG, from the exons atggagggAATATCGTACCAGCGATTCCCTAAGGTTAAAATCCGAGAGCTGAAGGATGACTACGCTAAATTTGAGCTTCGCGATACCGATGCCTCCATGGCCAATGCCCTCCGTCGTGTTATGATCTCCGAGGTCCCCACCATCGCTATTGACCTCGTCGAAATCGAAGTCAACTCCTCCGTCCTTAACGACGAGTTCATTGCCCATCGCCTCGGTCTCATCCCTCTCACCAGCGAACGCGCCATGTCTATGCGCTTCTCCCGTGACTGTGACGCTTGCGACGGTGACGGTCAGTGCGAGTTCTGCTCCGTTGAGTTCCATCTTCGCGCCAAATGCATTTCCGATCAAACCCTCGACGTTACCAGCAAGGATCTCTATAGTTCCGACCATACTGTTGTTCCCGTCGATTTCACCGATAACGCTGGCTACGATTCCACTGAGCCTAG AGGGATTATTATTGTGAAGTTACGGCGAGGGCAAGAGCTGAGGCTGAGGGCAATTGCGAGGAAAGGGATAGGGAAAGATCACGCCAAATGGTCACCTGCTGCGACAGTGACTTTTATGTATGAACCTGAGATTCATATTAATGAGGATTTGATGGAAAGCTTGACGCTTGAAGAGAAGCTAAGCTTTGTTGAGAGCAGTCCAACTAAAGTCTTTGACATTGACCCAAATACCCAACAG gTTGTGGTGGTTGATCCAGAGGCGTATACCTATGACGATGAGGTGCTAAAGAAAGCTGAAGCTATGGGAAAGCCAGGTCTTGTGGAGATATATGCCAAAGAAGACAGTTTCATCTTTACAGTTGAATCCACTGGTGCGATCAAAGCTTCTCAGTTGGTTCTTAATGCTATAGAAATCCTGAAACAGAAGCTGGATGCGGTTCGCCTGTCTGAGGATACTGTGGAAGCTGATGATCAGTTTGGTGAACTAGGTGCCCATATGCGAGGAGGATGA
- the LOC107938132 gene encoding cyclase-like protein 2: protein MNKSKLQLQLCAGIFTLSILSNGAYGSDKIFDITHKITSQLPTFGSQKGLGQFIWLLSSIKNGSTVNVSEFKLGTHTGTHVDAPSHFFQKYYEQGFDVSTLSLQTLNGPVLVVDVQRNKNITAEVMKSLKIPRGVHRVLFKTLNTDRRLMHKTEFASDFTGFKKDGAQWLVDNTDIKLVGLDYLSVSAYVDAAPTHHIFLRKREIVLVEGLNLDDIKPGKYTVHCLPLRMVGADGCPTRCILIA from the exons ATGAACAAAAGCAAGCTCCAGCTGCAACTTTGTGCAGGGATATTTACTTTAAGCATCCTCTCCAATGGTGCTTATGGTAGTGACAAAATCTTTGACATAACTCACAAAATCACTTCTCAGTTGCCAACTTTTGGATCACAGAAGGGTCTTGGTCAATTCATTTGGCTTCTTTCCAGCATCAAAAATGGGTCCACAGTGAATGTGTCGGAGTTCAAATTGGGAACCCACACTGGCACTCACGTTGATGCTCCTAGTCACTTCTTTCAGAAGTACTATGAACAAGGATTTGATGTTTCAACCCTTAGCCTTCAAACTCTTAATG GTCCTGTTCTAGTAGTTGATGTTCAAAGAAATAAGAACATTACTG CTGAAGTTATGAAGTCCTTGAAAATTCCCAGAGGAGTACATCGTGTGCTTTTCAAAACACTTAACACTGACAG GAGGCTGATGCATAAAACGGAGTTTGCTTCAGACTTCACAGGATTTAAGAAAGATGGGGCACAATGGTTGGTTGATAACACAGACATCAAACTTGTAG GACTTGATTACCTATCAGTTTCTGCTTATGTTGATGCTGCCCCAACTCATCATATATTTCTAAGGAAGAGG gAAATTGTTCTTGTTGAAGGTCTAAACCTTGATGACATAAAGCCAGGGAAGTATACTGTCCATTGCTTACCTTTGAGGATGGTAGGTGCAGATGGTTGCCCAACAAGATGCATTCTCATTGCATAA